In the Bradyrhizobium guangzhouense genome, one interval contains:
- a CDS encoding caspase family protein, protein MGTFRWFCLVVSIWLVCGTAHAERRMALVIGNSAYKRVPKLANPTNDAALVGGMFRSAGFDWIDIKTDVNASEMRKALRDFGQRTRDAEVAVIYYAGHGIELDGTNYLIPVDAALETDSDVLDEAVGLDRALFAVEPAKQLRLIILDACRDNPFAKTMKRTVAARAIGRGLAKVEPTSPNTMIAFAAKAGSTASDGSSRNSPFATALVERLPTPGLDLRKAFGFVRDDVLKNTAYQQEPYVYGSLGGDDVPLVAPKPVTTGPQANPEEAVRRNYELALQLGTRDAWTAFLNRYADGFYADLAKGQLNKIAAEEARSAAAEKARQAEEDKARLVAERAKKADQDKAAAAAKAAEDARIAAEKAKQIEETKAAAAEQRRKDAEAAVAQALADKQAAEKALADKIANDKAVSDQAEKQAPEKAQPESERKVAAITPAETPPGLSSAEIAKLVQSELRRVGCLAGNPDGDWNTASQRSLTLFNRFAGTKFDAKLASFEALDAIKAKPGRVCPLVCEHGFKADGNACVKIACRAGYRINDDDECEKVRDKKPVVTREDARKRDTERKQTEAEPAKPRASGQIFCNSAGCRPVRPGCHLDALYGQQAYARSGSGVGTTEVCN, encoded by the coding sequence ATGGGTACTTTTCGCTGGTTTTGTTTGGTCGTTTCCATTTGGCTGGTGTGCGGCACGGCGCACGCCGAGCGCCGCATGGCACTGGTGATTGGCAACTCGGCCTACAAACGCGTCCCAAAACTCGCCAACCCCACCAACGATGCCGCGCTAGTCGGGGGCATGTTCAGGAGCGCCGGGTTCGACTGGATCGACATCAAGACCGACGTGAACGCATCCGAGATGCGCAAGGCCCTGCGCGACTTCGGTCAGCGGACGCGGGATGCCGAGGTCGCCGTCATCTACTATGCCGGTCACGGCATCGAGCTCGACGGCACCAACTATCTCATTCCGGTCGATGCGGCGCTCGAGACCGACAGCGACGTGCTGGACGAAGCCGTGGGTCTCGACCGTGCGCTGTTCGCAGTCGAGCCTGCAAAGCAGCTTCGGTTGATCATCCTTGACGCCTGCCGCGACAATCCTTTCGCCAAGACCATGAAGCGCACCGTGGCGGCCCGCGCCATCGGACGCGGCCTCGCCAAGGTCGAGCCGACCAGCCCCAACACCATGATCGCCTTCGCCGCGAAAGCCGGCTCGACCGCATCGGACGGCAGTAGCAGGAACAGCCCGTTCGCCACGGCGCTCGTCGAACGCCTGCCGACACCCGGCCTCGACCTGCGCAAGGCATTCGGCTTCGTCCGCGACGATGTCCTGAAGAACACCGCCTATCAGCAGGAGCCGTATGTCTACGGTTCGCTCGGCGGCGACGACGTGCCGCTGGTAGCCCCAAAGCCCGTGACGACGGGCCCGCAGGCGAACCCCGAGGAGGCGGTTCGCCGCAATTACGAGCTCGCGCTGCAACTCGGCACCCGTGACGCCTGGACGGCTTTCCTGAACAGGTATGCCGACGGATTCTATGCCGACCTCGCCAAGGGCCAGCTCAACAAGATCGCGGCCGAGGAAGCCCGCTCGGCGGCTGCCGAAAAGGCGCGGCAAGCCGAGGAGGACAAAGCGCGGCTGGTCGCCGAACGCGCGAAGAAGGCTGATCAGGACAAGGCGGCGGCCGCCGCCAAGGCCGCCGAGGATGCACGGATCGCGGCAGAGAAGGCCAAGCAGATCGAAGAGACCAAGGCGGCCGCGGCCGAACAGCGTCGAAAGGACGCGGAAGCCGCCGTCGCCCAGGCACTCGCCGACAAGCAGGCCGCCGAGAAGGCCCTCGCCGACAAGATTGCCAACGACAAGGCGGTGTCCGATCAAGCGGAGAAGCAGGCGCCCGAAAAGGCGCAGCCTGAAAGCGAGCGCAAGGTTGCGGCTATCACGCCTGCCGAGACGCCGCCGGGCCTGTCCTCCGCGGAGATTGCGAAGCTGGTGCAGTCGGAACTGCGCCGGGTCGGATGTCTGGCCGGCAACCCGGATGGCGACTGGAATACGGCCTCGCAGCGCTCGCTGACGCTGTTCAACAGGTTCGCCGGTACAAAGTTCGACGCCAAGCTTGCAAGCTTCGAGGCACTCGACGCGATCAAGGCCAAGCCCGGCCGCGTCTGCCCGCTGGTGTGCGAGCACGGCTTCAAGGCCGATGGCAATGCATGCGTGAAGATCGCATGCCGAGCCGGCTATCGCATCAACGACGATGACGAATGCGAGAAGGTGCGGGACAAGAAACCCGTCGTGACTCGCGAGGATGCCAGGAAACGGGACACCGAGCGCAAGCAGACCGAGGCTGAACCCGCGAAGCCGCGGGCCAGCGGCCAGATATTCTGCAACTCTGCGGGCTGCCGTCCGGTTCGTCCGGGCTGTCACCTTGACGCCCTGTACGGGCAGCAGGCGTATGCGCGAAGCGGAAGCGGGGTGGGCACGACCGAAGTCTGCAACTGA